The Primulina eburnea isolate SZY01 chromosome 6, ASM2296580v1, whole genome shotgun sequence genome contains a region encoding:
- the LOC140833847 gene encoding uncharacterized protein, whose translation MSLRKEDSAAKRSQQSCVKRFDALWFCYSPVSQMQQYYRLGTLDNCMAKWADLFDCLSLKTKTPAQVEAILDEREKSKRHIWSYRSPEEAASNWKKVFGHLDELE comes from the exons ATGAGCCTGAGGAAGGAAGATTCTGCCGCAAAGCGGTCGCAACAGTCGTGCGTCAAACGTTTTGACGCTTTGTGGTTTTGCTATT CTCCAGTCTCTCAAATGCAACAGTACTATCGGCTCGGTACATTAGACAATTGTATGGCAAAGTGGGCGGACCTTTTTGATTGTTTGAGTCTCAAAACCAAAACTCCCGCTCAAGTAGAG GCGATTTTGGATGAGCGCGAGAAATCCAAGCGTCATATCTGGTCATATCGGTCTCCAGAGGAAGCGGCATCAAATTGGAAAAAAGTCTTTGGACATCTGGATGAGCTAGAATAG